The proteins below come from a single Procambarus clarkii isolate CNS0578487 chromosome 54, FALCON_Pclarkii_2.0, whole genome shotgun sequence genomic window:
- the LOC123771346 gene encoding uncharacterized protein, with translation MVVGTSNGLETGNRFEASEILMGKTVCRTPPPKLENGRPVRNDAPQSLVSKNAPQSLVSTDAPQSLVSTEASQSLVSTDASQSLVTTDASQSLVTTDAPQSLVTTDAPQSLVTTDASQSLVSTDAPQSLVSTDAPQSLVSTDAPQRLVSTDAPQSLVSTDAPQSLVSTDAPQSLVSTDAPQSLVSTDAPQSLVSTDAPQSLVSTDAPQSLVSTDAPQSLVSTDAPQSLVSTDAPQSLVSTDAPQSLVSTDAPQSLVSTDAPQSLVSTDAPQSLVSTDAPQSLVTTDAPQSLVTTDASQSLVSTDAPQSLVSTDAPQSLVSTDAPQSLVSTDAPQSLVSTDAPQNLVSTDAPQSLVSKDAPQSLVSTDAPQSLVSTDAPQSLVSTDAQQSLVSKDAPQSLVSKDAPQSRVSTDAPQSLVSTDAPQSLVSTDAPQSLVSTDAPQSLVSKDAPQSLVSTDAPQSLVSTDAPQSLVSTDAPQSLVSTDAPQSLVSKNAPQSLVSKNAQQSLVSTDAQQSLVSKNAPQSLVSKNAEQSLVSTDAPQSLVSKNAPQSLVSKNAPQSLVSTDAPQSLVSTDAPQSLVSKNAPQSLVSKNAQQSLVSTDAQQSLVSKNAPQSLVSKNAQQSLVSTDAPQSLVSTDAPQSLVSTDAPQSLVSTDAPQSLVSTDAPQSLVSTDAPQSLVSTDAPQSLVSTDAPQSLVSTDAPQSLVSTDAPQSLVSKDAPQSLVSTDAPQSLVSTDAPQSLVSTDAPQSRVSTDAPQSLVSKNAPQSLVSKNAQQSLVSTDAQQSLVFKNAPQSLVSKNAQQSLVSTDAPQSLVSTDAPQSLVSTDAPQSLVSTDAPQSLVSTDAPQSLVSTDAPQSLVSTDAPQSLVSTDAPQSLVSTDAPQSLVSTDAPQSLVSTDAPQSLVSTDAPQSLVSKDAPQSLVSTDAPQSLVSTDAPQSLVSTDAPQSLVSTDAPQSLVSTDAPQSLVSTDAPQSLVSTDAPQSLVSTDAPQSLVSKDAPQSLVSTDAPQSLVSTDAPQSLVSTDAPQSLVSTDAPQSLVSTDAPQSLVSTDASQAFSSHSVA, from the coding sequence CCTGGTCTCCACGGAGGCGTCACAAAGCCTGGTCTCCACGGATGCGTCACAAAGCCTGGTCACCACGGATGCGTCACAAAGCCTGGTCACCACGGATGCACCACAAAGCCTGGTCACCACGGATGCTCCACAAAGCCTGGTCACCACGGATGCGTCACAAAGCCTGGTCTCCACGGATGCACCACAAAGCCTGGTCTCCACGGATGCTCCACAAAGCCTGGTCTCTACGGATGCACCACAAAGGCTGGTCTCCACGGATGCACCACAAAGCCTGGTCTCCACGGATGCACCACAAAGCCTGGTCTCCACGGATGCTCCACAAAGCCTGGTCTCTACGGATGCACCACAAAGCCTGGTCTCCACGGATGCACCACAAAGCCTGGTCTCCACGGATGCTCCACAAAGCCTGGTCTCCACGGATGCACCACAAAGCCTGGTCTCCACGGATGCACCACAAAGCCTGGTCTCCACGGATGCACCACAAAGCCTGGTCTCCACGGATGCTCCACAAAGCCTGGTCTCTACGGATGCACCACAAAGCCTGGTCTCCACGGATGCACCACAAAGCCTGGTCTCCACGGATGCACCACAAAGCCTGGTCTCCACGGATGCTCCACAAAGCCTGGTCTCTACGGATGCACCACAAAGCCTGGTCACCACGGATGCTCCACAAAGCCTGGTCACCACGGATGCGTCACAAAGCCTGGTCTCCACGGATGCACCACAAAGCCTGGTCTCCACGGATGCTCCACAAAGCCTGGTCTCTACGGATGCACCACAAAGCCTGGTCTCCACGGATGCACCACAAAGCCTGGTCTCCACGGATGCACCACAAAACCTGGTCTCCACGGATGCACCACAAAGCCTGGTCTCCAAGGATGCGCCACAAAGCCTGGTCTCCACGGATGCGCCACAAAGCCTGGTCTCCACGGATGCACCACAAAGCCTGGTCTCCACGGATGCACAACAAAGCCTGGTCTCCAAGGATGCACCACAAAGCCTGGTCTCCAAGGATGCTCCACAAAGCCGGGTCTCCACGGATGCTCCACAAAGCCTGGTCTCCACGGATGCTCCACAAAGCCTGGTCTCCACGGATGCGCCACAAAGCCTGGTCTCCACGGATGCACCACAAAGCCTGGTCTCCAAGGATGCACCACAAAGCCTGGTCTCCACGGATGCTCCACAAAGCCTGGTCTCCACGGATGCTCCACAAAGCCTGGTCTCCACGGATGCGCCACAAAGCCTAGTCTCCACGGATGCTCCACAAAGCCTGGTCTCCAAGAATGCACCACAAAGCCTGGTCTCCAAGAATGCACAACAAAGCCTGGTCTCCACGGATGCACAACAAAGCCTGGTCTCCAAGAATGCACCACAAAGCCTGGTCTCCAAGAATGCAGAACAAAGCCTGGTCTCCACGGATGCTCCACAAAGCCTGGTCTCCAAGAATGCACCACAAAGCCTGGTCTCCAAGAATGCACCACAAAGCCTGGTCTCCACGGATGCGCCACAAAGCCTGGTCTCCACGGATGCTCCACAAAGCCTGGTCTCCAAGAATGCACCACAAAGCCTGGTCTCCAAGAATGCACAACAAAGCCTGGTCTCCACGGATGCACAACAAAGCCTGGTCTCCAAGAATGCACCACAAAGCCTGGTCTCCAAGAATGCACAACAAAGCCTGGTCTCCACGGATGCACCACAAAGCCTGGTCTCCACGGATGCACCACAAAGCCTGGTCTCCACGGATGCACCACAAAGCCTGGTCTCCACGGATGCTCCACAAAGCCTGGTCTCCACGGATGCTCCACAAAGCCTGGTCTCCACGGATGCACCACAAAGCCTAGTCTCCACGGATGCACCACAAAGCCTGGTCTCCACGGATGCTCCACAAAGCCTGGTCTCCACGGATGCTCCACAAAGCCTGGTCTCCACGGATGCACCACAAAGCCTGGTCTCCAAGGATGCTCCACAAAGCCTGGTCTCCACGGATGCTCCACAAAGCCTGGTCTCCACGGATGCTCCACAAAGCCTGGTCTCCACGGATGCTCCACAAAGCCGGGTCTCCACGGATGCTCCACAAAGCCTGGTCTCCAAGAATGCACCACAAAGCCTGGTCTCCAAGAATGCACAACAAAGCCTGGTCTCCACGGATGCACAACAAAGCCTGGTCTTCAAGAATGCACCACAAAGCCTGGTCTCCAAGAATGCACAACAAAGCCTGGTCTCCACGGATGCACCACAAAGCCTGGTCTCCACGGATGCACCACAAAGCCTGGTCTCCACGGATGCACCACAAAGCCTGGTCTCCACGGATGCACCACAAAGCCTGGTCTCCACGGATGCTCCACAAAGCCTGGTCTCCACGGATGCACCACAAAGCCTGGTCTCCACGGATGCACCACAAAGCCTGGTCTCCACGGATGCACCACAAAGCCTGGTCTCCACGGATGCACCACAAAGCCTGGTCTCCACGGATGCACCACAAAGCCTGGTCTCCACGGATGCTCCACAAAGCCTGGTCTCCACGGATGCTCCACAAAGCCTGGTCTCCAAGGATGCTCCACAAAGCCTGGTCTCCACGGATGCTCCACAAAGCCTGGTCTCCACGGATGCTCCACAAAGCCTGGTCTCCACGGATGCACCACAAAGCCTGGTCTCCACGGATGCTCCACAAAGCCTGGTCTCCACGGATGCACCACAAAGCCTGGTCTCCACGGATGCACCACAAAGCCTGGTCTCCACGGATGCTCCACAAAGCCTGGTCTCCACGGATGCTCCACAAAGCCTGGTCTCCAAGGATGCTCCACAAAGCCTGGTCTCCACGGATGCTCCACAAAGCCTGGTCTCCACGGATGCACCACAAAGCCTGGTCTCCACGGATGCTCCACAAAGCCTGGTCTCCACGGATGCTCCACAAAGCCTGGTCTCCACGGATGCTCCACAAAGCCTGGTCTCCACGGATGCGTCACAAGCCTTTTCCAGCCATTCTGTTGCTTAA